The following nucleotide sequence is from Leishmania panamensis strain MHOM/PA/94/PSC-1 chromosome 9 sequence.
ACTGGGGGTGGGGTCCACCGGTGCACGTGCTGCCAGCGACTGACTGCCTGCCCTGTTCAGCTGACTGGAGGGAGCGGCGAGTAGCGGGTTTGCCGGCACAAGGTTCTCGGTCAAAGGTGTGCCTAACTTATGTGCGTGCACCACAGCATCTGGCGAGCGCGTCGGGAGGTGCGGAGGGCCTGCCACGGACATCATCCTGTAAGAGCTGGTGCCAAGGCAGAGCGAAGCGGACGCGAAAACGCACAGAAGGTGAGGTCGGTGCGCACCTGCAAAATATGCATCAGAGCATCAAAGCGATGTGCTCTCCGGCTCTCGCCCTTTTGTTCCCGCGTGCGTTAACGCTGGACCAGCACTGTACCGACgtcacacagcagcagcagcagaggactCAGCTTCCCCGCACAGAGATACGTGcagtttgtgtgtgtgtgtgcgcttcttGGGCTACACAGGGTGTAGGTAATGCGTGCCTCTatgagaaaaggagagatgaGGGATGCGATAGCCACGGTGCGATGCCAATACGCGTCTTTGCTGTCTGGCAAAGAGGGGTGAGGGCATCGAAAACTCCTGTGCCCAAGATGTTCCACACAGACATAAccgaagagggaagggagaagggagagatgGGGATAGGCGAGTAGGGAAACAAGGTACAGAGGTGAGCAAAGACTACAAAGTGCATCGAGTGTCGATGCGTATGCCCCTGTGGGCGAAGGAATACAGCTGGCGGTGTGTCATTGTGCAAATGAGCACGTGTGCAGACGAGCAACAGTTTGATTAGCGGGGAGCATAAAGGTTGGCGAGGCGCCGAGTGGCATGAGGATGTAACAATGCTCTCTCTTTTGAGCTCGCTGCCCCTCTACGTCAGGTGCTCGAAGGGTGGTCGagggcgcgcgcgtgtgcgtccgCTAAGGCCACGCATACGTGGAGAAGTGACAGAGCGCCGTTCATGGTGGGGTCTTTGTCAAGAAGGGCGGCATagtgcccccctcccgcctccgcctccgccccgAGTGCCTTGTCAGAAGCCCAGCAGATAaccgcgagagagagagagagcgagagacatCACCGTATGAGAGACGTACAACAAGCCGAGccgtgtcttctctcttgcgtcCCTCTTCACCAAATGCACCGCCTCCTAGCGAAAGAAGTGGAGAGTGAGTTGCGAGAAGACGTCGCCTGAGCCGTACTTTTGCCTCTCTTCGGTGtgttccctcctctctgtgctggGCTGTTGACGTCGCTTACTCCACTTCGTTTCCAACACGCAGACGTGAGCGTATTGATGCGAGTGGACTGGAGGCGCAGCCGCTGGGGCGCATCTTTaactttctcctcccccttcatgCGGTGTCGATGGACTCATTGCCTCTGCATCCGCATGACAGCACTCACGTACTCGAGAACACCCACGCAAAGACGTTACTGAAGCGGCTTGAAAATCTCCTCGACGCTCTTTACCCGCTGAAAGGCGCGAGCTCTGCTGGCCTTCGTGAAAAGCGCACCATCGTCCACGTACACAAACACTGCTttgccgttgctgtcgctgagcAGACCGTCGTGCAGCTTGTACAGGCGGTGCCCATCCGGCGAGCGCGACGGCGTCTCGTCCAGCACGAGCTGCTTGTCTTCTGCAAGTGTCTGCAGAAGTGAGACGCTTACTTTTCCGCCATTCTGGCGCAGCATCGATTCGTAAgtgcgctgcttcgcagAGGTGCTACTGGTGCCGTttgcctgcgccacctccgaGTGCGCCAGCTTCTCAAGGATGAGGAGAAGGCGGTACTGTGCGGAGTACAGGATTCCTGACCACTCACGCgacagctgcaccgcctttCTAAGGCTGCTCGAAGATGAGGCGGGCGACGTAGTAAGCAGTAGCCGCTCCACCAAGTGGCCATGGGGCTGCACGAGGGCAGCGTTGAAGGAAGCTGACATGCCGTGccgcgccgtgctgctgccaaaTGTTCTCTCCAGCGGAATCAGCCACGTATCGCAGAGACGTTGCGCGGTGCGCAATCGACGCTCCAGCGGTGGACGTGAGGACGTCGAGGTGGGCAGGGCGATCGACTGGCAGGCGTACAAGAGCGTCAATACAAGCCGAAGAAGCCATCGACACTGCACGTGAAACTGGTCAGCGCTTGTGTAGTAATCGGCGCGGAGGTGTTCGGCGGTGGTTTGCAGTGGCTGCAAAAACCACCGCGACGCGAGTGTGGAGGGATACTGGTCAAGTAGATAGTAGTTCAAAGCAGGCAGAAGAAGCTGACCGCCGCTCAAGAGCTCACACCCGAGGAGATGACCGGAAGATCCGTTGGGCTCGCGGAGGAAGGCGGGAGGAGGCCGAAAAAGCAGGTCCGCGATGCGCGCGAAGAGGCGCATCGTGACGGGCAGTGGTAGCAGGGAAGCAAcgtcacgcagcagcgtgctGAGCTTGACGTTGCCGTCCCTCATCCACTCCGACACCACCGATGGCGGCGCGCCATTTTCGCTGGAGGACTGAAATACGCACTCCAGCTCCGTTACGATGCACGAGGCTGCGCGAGGCACCGAGATTGCAATGTCCACGCAGAAGGCGCTAAAGATCAGCGTCGACGTGAGTtgtgcaccgctgcttcgcgtACTGCCAGTGTGCGCGCCTGGTGCAGCGCACATCGCGCTgctggccgccgccgtcgcatcttcggcggccgccgcttcCTCAGTACCACCACGAGCCTCCGTAGCGGATGTCCACAGCGCGGCTGTCGACTCTGACGTTTgccacgctgccgtcgttgctCCCCGCAGTCCGCGCGTCATGCTCTGCAGTAGCGCAAAATCCTGGCCTTttgcgcgccgctgctgcatcgccggcgacggtgccgtggCTTCCTCGCGTACTTTTTCCATCATatcagcagcggcctcgACGTACGATCTGAACTCACTGAGCGACTTCAGGGAGCGTACAGTACTGACAAAGCTGCTACTCGCGCTCCCGTAGGGTACAGCTACGCTTGAACCGATGGACATCGAGGCAGCCGAGGATGAGGCTACGCAAAACATGGGTGGCAGGCCGCGCTGATTTTGgatggtgctgcggcgctcaTCGAGCAGCACCTGAGAGCGCTGCAGTGTGCGAGTGGTGCTGGCAAAGAGCTCATCCACCTGTGACGCGTTGAACATGCTGAGCGCCACGTATGTCCTCGTGTGCGTGGAGGCGTAAGACTACAGAAAGTAGTTCGTAAGAATAAGAGAAGTACAGCTCGCAATCAGggcgcagaggggagggagggagagtggcaaaggagagaagtgagGCGAACGGCAGATTTGGTCCCTACGCACGGAGTCATGTAAAGAGACCGGAAGTGGAAGGAGGACGGCGACAGTCGCGCAGATGCGAGGAGGACCACGCTGAGTAACGTAGCACAGTctgcacgcagcgccgtagCAGAGAGCAATACACGAACTCATACGTATGCATCAGTAAGGGCGAGGGAGGTCAAGGGGCGCTGCGCGGCATCTTACCCATCAAAGACGCTTACTCGACGCcctcacacgcgcacaccgcttcagcggcttcttcttccaTGCCCTTCCATTCGCGTCTTGTTGGCATGTGGCAGAGGACATCAGCACACAATGAAGAGGCGACGCATCACCGCACCGCGCTGgtaagaggaggggaagaaaacTGTGCGTGAGCTCGCATGGCTTTGCAACGTGCCTATTCTCTGTCGCACAAGACACGAGTTCAGCTTCACtcggccccctccccgccctgCCACACCGTCCATCGCGTGGCGCGAAGTAGCCGTATGCACGCcgtacagcagcgcgtccACTCAGTGACCTGACCACGTGCGCTGCCTCACACTCCATCCACCCCCCGCTCCGCTCCGCTGGTCGCCCCACGGTACGCCCCACGGTGTGGCGCAGGCTACGCCCGGGCCACGCTGAAACTCTCGCCCTCATGTGGATGACACATGTGTGTTCACTGTCGCACGTCGCTCCGaggcaacgccatccaggaaCTGACCCTTGTCCCCAGCAGAAGTGGGTCAAtattggcagggatggatGGGAgggtagaggggggggagtgaagtggctgcctggcttccggGCAGAGTGGGTGGCTACGGGGACCCCTGGAACACCGCGTACTGTGGAGTCCCCCCTTGTCATTGGGGGACATGTGACCTCAGATGAATACACAGACAAAAATACATCCACACGTGTACGCTTGTGGCGCTGGTGAGTCAAGTACGTGAAGGATGCGGAATAACACGCACGCGCTTCTCCGTAGCGGCACCACGGATTCCTATGGAAGACACCTGCGTGGAGCTTCTCAGGACCATCGAAGACTCTCGGCACAGTGAAAGGTGGGGAAGTGATTCGCAGAGAACCGGGGAAAATCGAGGACAGCGATAGtactgcgcagcagcaagtcGATGCGTCACTACCAGCAAGGCAAttgaggagaaggagacagTGATGTGACCCTTCCATTCCTGCACAGCCCCACATTCAGTCTTGCCTctggtgtgggtggggagcGTTACGCACCGAGACACAGGGGCCCACCGTATCCCACGCCGCTCTTCGGTAGGCTGAAATGCTAATGTGCGGTACCCTGATGGCGAGCAGGCGTTACCTGGGGAGTTTGTCTTACTCCCGCACTGTTACGTAGATCGCCAGGAGCAGAAACGTGAGtccgacgccaccgccgatgAGCGCGCCGCCAGTGCCGGCGTCGCACATAAAGTACGAGTCGCTCACTTTCACACAGAGGGCCCCAGAGAGGATCATCGTGAGCGGATTCAggcacgccagcgccactgccgtcgccacgcCCAAGACCAcgctcgctgctgtcttGAAGATCATCTGTGCAAACAACATGATGCCCCACAAGACACCAGTGATGATGTGGCACACAAAGGCGTAGTGGAGGAAGTGGTCGTACGCCTGCTGGAAGGTACTTCGCACCTGCTCGTGCGGCGTCACCAGTGGCACATAGCTCCACTTCCATGCCGCTACGCTGGTGTACCACACATCGGTGGACTTGGGCGGATTCTCCGTCTTTTCGCGGTTAATGTcggagctgcaccgcaggCTAATCGCGGTGAAGGTCGCCGGCCGCCTCGGCGGGTCGAGCcagtcggcggtggcggggtaCAGCTGATCGCGCCTCGCTTTGACTCTCGAGTATAcggcctgcgacagcgccacTACCTGCGGGTGGCCTGATGTGTTGCACCACAGTCCTCTAATCTGCACTCCGACAGAGAAGGGATCGAAAGAGTCGGCGTAGCGAGTGCCAACGTCCCTGCCCGCCAGGAGCGCTGACTCATTCTGGAACACCGCTGAGGAGTAGTTTGCGTCAAAGTACATCAGCACAAAGCACATGGGTGTtttgccgcctccctctgcacTTTTCATCACACAGTAGGGTGTTAGTTGCTTTTCACTTTCGTCGAGCGTGACGGGTCGCCACCGCAGGTCGCTCAGCTCGGCCGGCACCAGCACAAAGCTTGGCAGGTTCTGGCTCGAGTATGCCTCGCACTGTGCTGACATCGTGAAGTCGATGGTTGGCCCTTCCAACACGCGCTTGGAGGCCTGCGCGCGGGTGAAAGCAAGGGCTGAGATGGTGCCCAGGACCGTGCTGCAGACGAGCATGAATAGGCCCCATGCGAGGATACGCATGGTGCTGTGCTTGTTGGTGCCTGAGATGGAGTTGCCAGCCAGCGGGGAGATGACGAGGGTTACCTCAAG
It contains:
- a CDS encoding hypothetical protein (TriTrypDB/GeneDB-style sysID: LpmP.09.1390) yields the protein MGFFKRTISLDSIGVVYDELDLRSSNGAAAHGVTREVLEHRVFTPVLTPPLNVARIDDLFSETSTTPDTHTYSSSYPVATSTAHIHHLREVSGDFTFTGQPSAVVHFRSCITANDTRSRLHAQAGRRGGDDGVKTSETELPVQTGPFSADIVCVILLYVDASTHANVVQLGSVCRFWRFYANLAPHWTYFRCKEWRKQANLPRYVRRILVKTKIVTREDYIRERLKVEDYKKKEELISTAKHIRWCVATAIMVGVMLTANFVVAYFLGFLRTALRSDVNLGITTFVLLLSTTLLEVTLVISPLAGNSISGTNKHSTMRILAWGLFMLVCSTVLGTISALAFTRAQASKRVLEGPTIDFTMSAQCEAYSSQNLPSFVLVPAELSDLRWRPVTLDESEKQLTPYCVMKSAEGGGKTPMCFVLMYFDANYSSAVFQNESALLAGRDVGTRYADSFDPFSVGVQIRGLWCNTSGHPQVVALSQAVYSRVKARRDQLYPATADWLDPPRRPATFTAISLRCSSDINREKTENPPKSTDVWYTSVAAWKWSYVPLVTPHEQVRSTFQQAYDHFLHYAFVCHIITGVLWGIMLFAQMIFKTAASVVLGVATAVALACLNPLTMILSGALCVKVSDSYFMCDAGTGGALIGGGVGLTFLLLAIYVTVRE
- a CDS encoding hypothetical protein (TriTrypDB/GeneDB-style sysID: LpmP.09.1380), producing the protein MFNASQVDELFASTTRTLQRSQVLLDERRSTIQNQRGLPPMFCVASSSAASMSIGSSVAVPYGSASSSFVSTVRSLKSLSEFRSYVEAAADMMEKVREEATAPSPAMQQRRAKGQDFALLQSMTRGLRGATTAAWQTSESTAALWTSATEARGGTEEAAAAEDATAAASSAMCAAPGAHTGSTRSSGAQLTSTLIFSAFCVDIAISVPRAASCIVTELECVFQSSSENGAPPSVVSEWMRDGNVKLSTLLRDVASLLPLPVTMRLFARIADLLFRPPPAFLREPNGSSGHLLGCELLSGGQLLLPALNYYLLDQYPSTLASRWFLQPLQTTAEHLRADYYTSADQFHVQCRWLLRLVLTLLYACQSIALPTSTSSRPPLERRLRTAQRLCDTWLIPLERTFGSSTARHGMSASFNAALVQPHGHLVERLLLTTSPASSSSSLRKAVQLSREWSGILYSAQYRLLLILEKLAHSEVAQANGTSSTSAKQRTYESMLRQNGGKVSVSLLQTLAEDKQLVLDETPSRSPDGHRLYKLHDGLLSDSNGKAVFVYVDDGALFTKASRARAFQRVKSVEEIFKPLQ